One Dehalococcoidales bacterium genomic window carries:
- a CDS encoding ABC transporter ATP-binding protein, which yields MTNNNIAIRTHKLTKSYGRKRGISDITLEVKEGEVFGYLGPNGAGKTTTIRLLLDFIHPNTGEATIFGHDISKESVQIRKSTGYLPGDLELYENLTGHEFLDFAAKIRGNIDQKYVKELCERLKCDLSVRIRTLSQGNKQKIGLIQALIHHPRLIILDEPTSGLDPLIQQEFYHLIAEVKKEGGTAFISTHILPEAERICDRVGIIRNGKLATVEDVNRLKARALREIEIHFDRPVSPDEFAGISGVQNIRVENNILQCSVIGELDGLVKSASGHRVLNIISREPNLEKVFLTYYGESEKSND from the coding sequence ATGACAAACAATAATATCGCTATTAGAACTCATAAACTAACCAAAAGCTACGGACGTAAACGCGGTATTTCGGACATCACCCTCGAAGTGAAAGAAGGGGAAGTTTTCGGATATCTCGGTCCCAATGGTGCCGGTAAAACCACAACTATCCGACTTCTTCTTGATTTCATACATCCAAACACGGGTGAGGCTACTATCTTTGGGCATGACATCAGCAAAGAAAGTGTTCAGATAAGAAAATCTACAGGGTACCTACCGGGCGACCTTGAGCTGTATGAAAATCTTACCGGTCATGAATTCTTGGATTTTGCTGCAAAAATTCGCGGCAACATTGACCAGAAATACGTTAAAGAGCTTTGTGAACGGCTCAAGTGTGACCTGTCTGTACGCATCCGTACGCTTTCTCAAGGCAACAAGCAAAAGATAGGACTGATACAGGCTTTAATACACCACCCCAGGCTTATTATTCTTGATGAACCTACCAGCGGTCTCGACCCTCTAATACAGCAGGAGTTCTATCATCTAATAGCAGAGGTAAAAAAAGAAGGTGGAACTGCTTTCATTTCTACACATATACTGCCTGAAGCTGAACGCATCTGTGATAGGGTAGGCATAATAAGAAACGGCAAGCTGGCAACCGTTGAAGACGTGAACCGGTTAAAAGCCAGAGCGCTGCGCGAGATCGAGATACACTTCGACCGGCCTGTTTCCCCAGATGAATTTGCCGGTATCAGCGGTGTGCAGAATATCAGAGTCGAAAATAATATTCTTCAATGTTCGGTAATCGGCGAACTGGATGGGCTTGTAAAGTCAGCCTCCGGGCACCGGGTTTTAAATATCATAAGCCGCGAACCGAATCTGGAAAAGGTCTTTTTAACCTATTATGGGGAGAGTGAAAAAAGCAATGATTAG